A single Primulina eburnea isolate SZY01 chromosome 11, ASM2296580v1, whole genome shotgun sequence DNA region contains:
- the LOC140804619 gene encoding pentatricopeptide repeat-containing protein At2g21090-like, whose translation MKILADESQFFCATLLSNCIKAKNFKLGRALHSYLIKTGLILDTFFANRLIDLYAKCSSIDLAHKLFDNLAYKNAHSWNTMIFAYSQMGCFRNARQLLHEMPEPNLVSYNSMISGLSRSRCYKEAIDLFKGMQRCGRNVILMDEFTVVGLANACANLAELGLLRQVHGIAFVMDLDFNVVVSNALIDAYGKCGEVESSYSIFSRMEEKDVVSWNSMVVACASASRMVDACQIFDQIPVKNVVSWTTLIMELVRNGEGEKSVSFFKKMKDEGVVPNDVTYVSVLGACADLALIERGKQIHCRIVRIRSSTIFDNVFLINALIDMYCKCGDMISSLRLFDRPFNKDIVTWNTIITGLAQNGHGEASISIFEMMIKANVRPNHLTFMAVLSACSHSGLESMGVQVLEMMERDFNLTPHLEHYSILVDLLGRKNRLKEAVEVIEKAPNGADHIGMWGSLLSSCRVHGNMELATKAAESLFNLEPENTGRYVMLSNIYATAGKWNDSGRIRKFMGEKDLKKEAGFSWIEIKNARQNFVAEDRFNSDMVEIQELLLSLVDQMKNSGYMHIEIPVSLELNGVPRSYLT comes from the coding sequence ATGAAAATCTTGGCTGATGAATCTCAATTTTTTTGTGCAACCCTTCTCTCAAACTGCATCAAAGCCAAGAATTTCAAGCTGGGGAGAGCTCTACACTCGTACCTAATCAAAACTGGTTTAATTCTTGATACATTTTTCGCCAACCGCCTTATAGACTTGTATGCCAAATGCAGCTCGATAGATTTGGCCCATAAATTGTTCGATAATCTTGCTTATAAGAATGCGCACTCGTGGAATACTATGATCTTTGCCTACAGTCAGATGGGCTGTTTTCGAAATGCCCGCCAGCTGCTTCATGAAATGCCTGAACCAAATCTTGTGAGTTATAATTCTATGATTTCGGGTTTATCTAGAAGTAGGTGTTATAAGGAAGCAATTGATTTGTTTAAGGGAATGCAAAGATGTGGAAGGAATGTAATTTTGATGGATGAGTTTACGGTTGTTGGTTTGGCAAACGCATGTGCTAACTTGGCTGAGTTGGGGCTTCTGCGCCAGGTACACGGTATTGCTTTTGTGATGGATTTGGATTTCAATGTGGTCGTTTCAAATGCTTTGATTGATGCTTATGGGAAATGTGGTGAAGTTGAGAGTTCTTATTCGATTTTTAGTCGAATGGAAGAGAAAGATGTTGTTTCTTGGAATTCGATGGTGGTTGCTTGTGCCAGTGCATCTAGAATGGTAGATGCTTGTCAAATTTTCGATCAAATTCCGGTTAAGAATGTGGTTTCTTGGACCACTTTGATCATGGAATTGGTACGAAACGGGGAGGGAGAAAAATCTGTgtcatttttcaagaaaatgaagGATGAAGGCGTAGTTCCTAATGATGTTACATATGTCAGTGTTTTAGGTGCTTGTGCTGATTTAGCTCTTATTGAAAGAGGGAAGCAAATACATTGCCGTATCGTTAGAATCAGAAGTAGTACGATCTTTGATAACGTTTTTTTGATCAATGCACTAATTGACATGTATTGTAAGTGTGGTGATATGATATCTTCACTGAGGTTGTTTGACAGACCATTTAATAAGGACATTGTTACGTGGAATACGATAATAACTGGTCTCGCTCAAAACGGTCATGGGGAGGCGTCTATTTCCATCTTTGAGATGATGATAAAAGCAAATGTTAGACCAAATCATCTGACATTCATGGCAGTTTTATCAGCTTGTAGCCACTCAGGTCTAGAATCTATGGGTGTTCAAGTTCTTGAAATGATGGAAAGAGATTTTAACCTTACTCCACACTTAGAACATTATTCAATTTTGGTTGATTTGCTCGGAAGAAAGAATAGGCTCAAAGAAGCAGTAGAGGTGATTGAGAAAGCTCCGAATGGTGCTGATCATATTGGAATGTGGGGTTCTCTACTAAGTTCTTGTCGTGTCCATGGAAACATGGAACTTGCCACAAAGGCAGCAGAATCTTTATTCAATCTAGAGCCTGAGAATACCGGAAGATATGTGATGCTTTCCAATATTTATGCTACAGCTGGGAAGTGGAATGATTCTGGTCGAATTAGAAAATTCATGGGCGAAAAGGATCTCAAGAAAGAAGCCGGGTTTAGCTGGATAGAGATAAAGAATGCAAGACAAAACTTTGTGGCTGAAGACAGGTTCAACTCTGACATGGTAGAAATAC